Proteins encoded together in one Mus musculus strain C57BL/6J chromosome 16, GRCm38.p6 C57BL/6J window:
- the Tmprss7 gene encoding transmembrane protease serine 7 isoform X8, producing MQWEVTKRSRYCGSYMDHETIFRVPSPLVHIQLQCSSRLSDKPLLVEYGGYNISQPCPAGSFRCSSGLCVPQAQRCDGVNDCFDESDELFCVTVKPACNSSSFRQHGPLVCDGFRDCEDGQDEQNCTRSIPCTSRTFKCGNDICFRKQNAQCDGIVDCPDGSDEEGCGCSRSSSFLHRIVGGSDSQEGTWPWQVSLHFVGSAYCGASVISREWLLSAAHCFHGNRLSDPTPWTAHLGMYVQGNAKFISPVRRIVVHEYYNSQTFDYDIALLQLSIAWPETLKQLIQPICIPPAGQKVRSGEKCWVTGWGRRHEADSKGSPVLQQAEVELIDQTVCVSTYGIITSRMLCAGVMSGKSDACKGDSGGPLSCRRKSDGKWILTGIVSWGHGCGRPNFPGVYTRVSSFVPWIHKYVPSLL from the exons ATGCAATGGGAAGTAACCAAAAGGTCAAG GTACTGCGGCTCCTACATGGATCATGAGACCATTTTCCGGGTGCCCAGCCCCCTGGTCCACATCCAGCTCCAATGCAGTTCCAGGCTTTCAGACAAGCCACTCTTGGTAGAATATGGCGGTTACAACATCAGTCAAC CGTGTCCTGCAGGATCTTTTAGGTGCTCCTCCGGTTTGTGTGTCCCTCAGGCCCAGCGTTGTGACGGAGTGAATGACTGTTTCGACGAAAGTGATGAACTTTTCTGTG TGACTGTAAAACCTGCCTGCAACAGCAGCAGCTTCCGGCAGCATGGCCCTCTGGTCTGTGATGGCTTCCGGGACTGCGAGGATGGTCAGGACGAGCAAAACTGCACTAGAA GCATCCCATGCACCAGTAGGACCTTTAAATGTGGCAATGACATTTGCTTCAGGAAGCAAAATGCACAATGTGATGGTATAGTGGACTGTCCAGATGGAAGTGACGAGGAAGGCTGCG GCTGTAGCAggagttcttccttccttcaccgAATCGTTGGTGGTTCTGACTCCCAGGAGGGGACCTGGCCATGGCAGGTCAGCCTCCACTTTGTTGGATCAGCCTACTGTGGTGCCTCAGTCATCTCCAGGGAGTGGCTTCTCTCTGCAGCCCATTGTTTCCATGGAAACAG GCTGTCTGACCCCACGCCATGGACTGCTCACCTTGGGATGTAtgtgcaggggaatgccaagtTTATCTCTCCAGTGAGAAGGATTGTGGTCCATGAATACTACAACAGCCAGACTTTTGACTATGACATTGCCTTGCTGCAGCTCAGCATAGCCTGGCCTGAAACCCTGAAACAGCTCATTCAACCAATATGCATTCCTCCAGCGGGCCAGAAAGTGCGCAGTGGGGAGAAGTGCTGGGTGACTGGCTGGGGGAGAAGGCATGAAGCAg ATAGTAAGGGCTCCCCGGTTTTGCAGCAAGCGGAGGTAGAGCTCATAGATCAAACCGTCTGTGTTTCCACCTATGGGATCATCACGTCGCGCATGCTCTGTGCAGGGGTTATGTCTGGCAAGAGCGACGCCTGCAAA GGAGATTCAGGAGGACCTTTGTCTTGTCGAAGAAAGAGTGATGGAAAATGGATTCTGACTGGCATTGTTAGCTGGGGACATGGATGTGGAAGACCCAATTTTCCTGGTGTCTACACAAGGGTGTCAAGCTTTGTTCCCTGGATTCATAAGTATGTCCCTTCTCTTTTGTAA